Proteins from a genomic interval of Clostridium cochlearium:
- a CDS encoding bifunctional 4-hydroxy-3-methylbut-2-enyl diphosphate reductase/30S ribosomal protein S1 produces the protein MSIILAKKSGFCYGVKRAVDTCLKLKDKYTDKKIYTLGPLIHNNDVVNFLKKQNIYPIDYENINTLKEGDIIILRSHGVTLETIEKLKEKKLNIIDATCPYVSNIQKKVQKYYEKGYSILIVGDKNHPEVIGINGWCNNSAIICKNAEEIENLPAKICVVSQTTEKKEHWVSVLSKVVNECREIIAFNTICNATEVRQLSAKELSKEVDFMVVIGSKSSSNTTKLYEICKTNCVNTIHVENAGELPDYISNKYYKIGVTAGASTPDWIIKEAIFKMSNKDLNEQLEYMNNNDIQISIGQEVEGEVVSIVSNSEAYVNIGYKSDAILPLSEITKESDEDINNFIKKGDIIKGKIIKLGSENKPPVISVIELNREKAYIELKEAFENKEKVVVKVKEDVNGGLISIYKNIIRVFIPASHVELRHVNDLSVYKGQELTVNIIEFEEGRNNTRIVGSRRDLLKEGQLKIEEETWASLEKDTVKEGEVRRLTNFGAFVNIDGVDGLLHVSEISWGRVEKPSDMLKVGDKIKVYIKDIDKENRKLALSIKDLTEDPWKNVDVKYPVGNIVLGTVVRFASFGAFVELEPGVDGLIHISQISHKRIDKVEDELSIGQQVKAKIVEVDGEKRKIGLSIKEVNDI, from the coding sequence ATGAGTATAATTCTTGCAAAAAAATCTGGGTTTTGTTATGGCGTAAAAAGAGCTGTGGATACTTGTTTAAAATTAAAAGATAAATATACTGATAAAAAAATATATACTTTAGGACCCTTAATTCACAATAATGATGTGGTAAATTTTTTGAAAAAACAAAATATATATCCTATAGACTACGAAAATATAAATACACTAAAAGAAGGGGATATAATAATTTTAAGATCCCATGGCGTAACTTTAGAAACCATAGAAAAACTTAAAGAAAAAAAATTAAATATTATAGATGCTACTTGTCCATATGTTTCTAACATTCAAAAAAAAGTACAAAAATATTATGAAAAAGGATATTCAATATTAATAGTAGGAGATAAAAATCATCCTGAGGTTATAGGTATAAATGGATGGTGCAATAATTCTGCTATAATATGTAAAAATGCAGAAGAAATAGAAAACCTTCCCGCTAAAATATGTGTTGTATCTCAAACCACTGAAAAAAAAGAACACTGGGTTAGTGTTTTAAGCAAAGTGGTAAATGAATGCAGAGAAATTATTGCTTTTAATACCATATGCAATGCAACAGAAGTAAGACAACTTTCGGCCAAAGAATTATCTAAAGAAGTAGATTTTATGGTAGTAATAGGAAGTAAAAGTAGCTCTAACACCACTAAATTATATGAAATTTGTAAAACAAACTGTGTTAACACAATCCACGTGGAAAATGCAGGTGAATTACCTGATTATATATCAAATAAATATTATAAAATTGGTGTTACTGCAGGTGCTTCAACACCAGATTGGATTATAAAGGAGGCCATTTTTAAAATGAGTAATAAGGATTTAAATGAACAATTAGAGTATATGAATAATAATGATATTCAAATATCTATAGGTCAAGAGGTTGAAGGAGAGGTAGTATCTATTGTAAGTAATAGTGAAGCCTACGTTAATATAGGTTATAAATCAGACGCAATACTTCCTCTATCAGAAATAACAAAAGAAAGTGATGAGGACATAAATAACTTTATTAAAAAAGGAGATATAATAAAGGGAAAAATTATAAAATTAGGTTCTGAAAATAAACCTCCAGTTATATCTGTAATTGAATTAAATAGAGAAAAAGCTTACATTGAGTTAAAGGAAGCTTTTGAAAACAAAGAAAAAGTTGTTGTAAAAGTAAAAGAAGATGTTAATGGTGGTTTAATTTCTATATACAAAAATATAATAAGAGTATTTATACCTGCATCTCATGTGGAATTAAGACATGTAAATGATTTAAGTGTATATAAGGGACAGGAACTAACTGTAAATATAATAGAATTTGAAGAAGGTAGAAATAATACTAGAATAGTAGGTTCTAGAAGAGACTTACTAAAAGAAGGACAGTTAAAAATTGAAGAAGAAACTTGGGCTTCTTTAGAAAAGGACACTGTTAAAGAAGGCGAAGTAAGAAGACTAACAAACTTTGGTGCCTTTGTTAACATAGATGGAGTAGATGGTCTTTTACATGTATCTGAAATATCCTGGGGAAGAGTGGAAAAACCTTCAGATATGCTAAAAGTAGGAGATAAAATTAAAGTTTATATAAAAGATATAGATAAAGAAAATAGAAAACTTGCTTTAAGTATTAAAGATTTAACTGAAGATCCATGGAAAAATGTAGATGTAAAATATCCTGTTGGAAACATTGTACTTGGAACTGTAGTAAGATTTGCTTCTTTTGGTGCTTTTGTAGAACTTGAACCTGGTGTAGATGGCCTTATCCATATTTCACAAATTAGCCATAAAAGAATTGATAAAGTTGAAGATGAATTATCTATAGGACAACAAGTTAAAGCTAAAATTGTAGAAGTAGATGGTGAAAAAAGGAAAATAGGATTAAGTATTAAGGAAGTAAATGATATTTAA
- the cmk gene encoding (d)CMP kinase, with translation MKVLVAIDGPAGAGKSTIAKLVAKKFDLMYIDTGAMYRAITYLAQIRNIPPSNVEGLCNLINSISMYFENGKIIVNGEDLSAEIRDPNVSGNVSLYASIPEVRTLLVKLQKDLASEYEVVMDGRDIGTVVMPNAPFKFFLTATPEIRADRRYKELKEKNQQIEYKDILEEIIKRDYIDSNRKTSPLKKAKDAIEIDTTNYTIEEVVDEISNLIQNTIIKRRKDS, from the coding sequence TTGAAAGTACTTGTAGCAATTGATGGACCTGCTGGAGCTGGTAAAAGTACTATTGCAAAATTAGTAGCAAAAAAATTTGATTTAATGTATATAGACACAGGTGCTATGTATAGAGCTATAACTTATTTGGCTCAAATTAGAAATATACCCCCTTCTAATGTAGAAGGATTATGTAATTTAATAAACTCTATTTCTATGTATTTTGAAAATGGTAAAATAATAGTAAATGGAGAGGATTTAAGTGCTGAAATAAGAGATCCTAATGTAAGTGGTAATGTTTCTTTATATGCATCAATTCCAGAGGTAAGAACCCTTTTAGTTAAACTTCAAAAAGATTTAGCTTCTGAATACGAAGTAGTAATGGATGGGAGAGATATAGGCACTGTAGTAATGCCCAATGCTCCATTTAAATTTTTCCTAACAGCTACTCCAGAAATTAGGGCTGACAGAAGGTATAAGGAATTAAAAGAAAAAAATCAACAAATAGAATATAAAGACATTTTAGAAGAAATAATAAAAAGAGATTATATTGACTCTAATAGAAAAACTTCTCCTTTAAAAAAGGCAAAAGATGCAATAGAAATTGACACTACAAACTACACTATAGAAGAAGTGGTAGATGAAATAAGTAATTTAATACAAAACACAATAATAAAAAGAAGGAAAGATTCATAA
- the aroH gene encoding chorismate mutase: MYAIRGAISIEKNSVKDIKDKTLELFENIFRENKIDKNDIVSIIFSCTKDIDKAYPGKFIREKYNLNKIGIMHFNEMEVENSLNLCIRVLILLNGYNPNVKYVYLGEAKKLRNDLLEK; this comes from the coding sequence ATGTATGCTATAAGAGGGGCCATATCTATAGAAAAAAATTCAGTAAAGGATATAAAGGATAAAACCCTTGAGCTATTTGAGAATATTTTTAGAGAAAATAAAATAGATAAAAATGATATAGTATCCATTATATTTTCCTGCACAAAGGATATAGATAAAGCTTATCCTGGTAAATTTATTAGAGAAAAATATAATTTAAATAAAATTGGAATAATGCATTTTAATGAAATGGAAGTAGAAAACTCTCTAAATTTGTGTATAAGAGTTCTTATATTATTAAATGGATATAATCCTAATGTAAAATATGTTTATCTAGGTGAAGCTAAAAAATTAAGAAATGATTTACTCGAAAAATAG
- a CDS encoding NAD(P)/FAD-dependent oxidoreductase, whose protein sequence is MKKVIVIGGGPAGMMAAITAADKYKVFLIERNEKLGKKLFITGKGRCNVTNKKDISDFFDYIPGNPEFLYSSLYTFTNENTIEFFNSRNTPLKTERGDRVFPKSDKSSDIIKALEKELEDKGVKIMLNSPVRDIKVKNNLIHSVILQNGLEIEGDYFIIATGGASYPQTGSTGDGYKFASKVGHKISNIKPALVPLEIEDPWVKNLQGLSLKNVELKIINSKSKEVYKDFGEMLFTHFGISGPIVLSSSRYVKENEDQYAVLNLKPALTFEELDKRIQKDFNKYINKDFKNSLNDLLPKKLIDTIIKLSNIPEDKKVNSITKEERRNLCSLIQNLKMKIKGFRPIKEAIVTSGGINVDEINPSNMQSKIIPNLHFAGEVIDVDGYTGGFNIQIAFSTGYLAGTMVGDK, encoded by the coding sequence ATGAAAAAGGTAATAGTTATCGGTGGAGGTCCTGCTGGTATGATGGCAGCTATAACTGCTGCTGATAAATATAAGGTTTTTTTAATAGAAAGAAATGAAAAATTAGGTAAAAAACTTTTTATAACAGGAAAGGGAAGATGTAATGTTACTAATAAAAAGGATATAAGCGATTTTTTTGATTATATTCCTGGTAACCCAGAATTTTTGTATAGTTCTTTATACACTTTTACTAATGAAAACACTATAGAATTTTTTAATAGTAGAAATACACCTTTAAAAACAGAAAGAGGGGATAGAGTATTTCCTAAATCTGATAAATCTTCTGATATAATAAAAGCTTTAGAAAAAGAACTAGAAGATAAAGGCGTTAAAATAATGCTTAATAGCCCAGTAAGGGATATTAAAGTTAAAAATAATCTAATCCATTCTGTAATACTACAAAATGGATTAGAAATTGAAGGAGACTATTTTATTATAGCTACAGGAGGAGCATCTTATCCTCAAACTGGTTCTACAGGTGATGGATATAAATTTGCTTCAAAAGTAGGCCATAAAATATCAAATATAAAGCCTGCATTAGTTCCTTTAGAAATAGAAGATCCATGGGTTAAAAATTTACAGGGACTTTCTTTAAAAAATGTAGAGTTAAAAATAATAAACAGTAAATCTAAAGAAGTATATAAAGATTTTGGAGAAATGCTATTTACCCATTTTGGAATATCTGGTCCCATAGTATTAAGTTCCAGTAGATATGTTAAAGAAAATGAAGATCAATATGCAGTTTTAAATTTAAAACCTGCTTTAACCTTTGAAGAATTAGACAAAAGAATTCAAAAGGACTTTAATAAGTACATAAATAAGGATTTTAAAAATTCCTTAAATGACTTACTGCCTAAAAAATTAATAGATACTATAATAAAATTATCTAATATTCCAGAAGATAAAAAAGTAAATTCCATAACTAAAGAAGAAAGAAGAAATCTTTGTAGCTTAATACAAAATTTAAAAATGAAAATAAAAGGTTTTAGACCTATAAAAGAAGCTATAGTAACTTCTGGTGGTATAAATGTAGATGAAATAAATCCTTCTAATATGCAATCTAAAATTATACCTAATTTACATTTTGCAGGCGAAGTAATAGATGTAGATGGATATACTGGAGGATTTAATATACAAATAGCTTTTTCTACAGGATATCTTGCAGGAACAATGGTAGGTGATAAATAA
- a CDS encoding MurR/RpiR family transcriptional regulator — MEGENQDLIKTIQIKFPRLSKGQKLIAEYILKHYDKAAFLTAAKLGSSVGVSESTVVRFANELGFSGYPKLQKALQELIKNKLTTVQRIELSNDFIDQESTLKSVLKSDMENIRYTLEKINHKTFDDVVDSIFSAKRIYIVGLRSSMPIAEFLGFYLNLILDNAKVISYGVSDIFEQMMNVSKGDLVIGIGFPRYAARTIEALDYAQSNEATVVAITDSLLSPLAARANYTLIAQSNMASFVDSLVAPLSVVNALIIAVGLREKDKISSTFAKLENIWEEYEVYSYKERRRD; from the coding sequence GTGGAGGGTGAAAATCAAGATTTAATAAAAACCATTCAAATAAAATTCCCAAGATTGAGCAAAGGTCAAAAGTTAATTGCAGAATATATACTAAAGCATTACGATAAAGCAGCTTTTTTAACCGCTGCTAAATTAGGTTCTAGTGTGGGTGTAAGTGAATCTACTGTAGTAAGATTTGCTAATGAACTCGGATTTAGTGGATATCCTAAATTGCAAAAAGCTTTACAAGAACTTATAAAAAATAAACTGACAACTGTTCAGCGTATAGAACTTTCAAATGACTTTATAGATCAAGAATCTACTCTTAAAAGCGTGTTAAAATCCGATATGGAAAATATAAGATACACTTTAGAAAAAATAAATCACAAAACCTTTGATGATGTAGTAGATAGTATATTTAGTGCAAAACGCATATATATAGTAGGTCTTAGAAGTTCTATGCCTATAGCAGAATTTTTAGGATTTTATCTTAATTTAATATTAGATAACGCAAAAGTTATAAGCTATGGCGTAAGTGATATTTTTGAACAAATGATGAATGTGTCTAAAGGGGATTTAGTAATAGGCATAGGCTTTCCAAGATATGCTGCACGAACTATAGAAGCCCTAGATTATGCACAAAGCAATGAAGCTACAGTTGTAGCTATTACAGATAGCCTTTTATCTCCTCTAGCCGCTAGAGCTAACTATACATTAATAGCCCAAAGTAATATGGCTTCCTTTGTAGATTCATTAGTAGCTCCTCTAAGTGTGGTAAATGCATTAATAATTGCAGTAGGATTAAGAGAAAAAGATAAAATTTCTTCTACTTTCGCTAAATTAGAAAACATTTGGGAAGAATATGAGGTATACTCTTATAAAGAGAGAAGAAGGGATTAA
- a CDS encoding DUF4264 family protein, producing the protein MNEKKGLTILASKEFEYYEDMYKVVDYLNKNLGETDLIFGLSEENNNHVITIYKEE; encoded by the coding sequence ATGAACGAAAAAAAAGGATTAACTATATTAGCTTCAAAAGAATTTGAGTACTATGAAGATATGTATAAGGTAGTTGATTATTTAAATAAAAATCTAGGAGAAACTGATTTAATTTTTGGATTAAGTGAAGAAAACAATAATCATGTAATTACAATATATAAAGAAGAATGA
- a CDS encoding pseudouridine synthase has translation MASCGVDSRRKCEDIILQGRVKINGDLVKELGIKVNPEKDIVTVDNKIIKKEENKKYIALNKPTGYISSVKDDRGRKTILDLVDVKERIYPIGRLDYDTSGLILLTNDGDFYNKVIHPSQEKEKVYVATIKGIPTSHELHNFKKGLVIDDYLTSPSKIEILSIQNGNAKVKISIIEGRNRQVRKMCEKINHPVIKLKRISIAHIELGDLPIGNWRYLTQAEIDKFNN, from the coding sequence ATGGCTAGCTGTGGTGTAGATTCAAGAAGGAAATGTGAAGATATAATATTACAAGGAAGGGTAAAAATAAATGGAGATTTAGTAAAGGAACTAGGCATTAAAGTAAATCCTGAAAAAGATATTGTTACTGTTGATAATAAAATAATAAAAAAAGAAGAAAATAAAAAATATATAGCTTTAAATAAACCCACTGGATATATTTCCTCAGTAAAAGATGACAGGGGACGTAAAACCATATTAGATCTTGTAGATGTAAAAGAGAGAATATATCCAATAGGTAGATTAGACTATGATACTTCAGGATTAATATTGCTTACAAATGATGGTGATTTTTATAATAAAGTTATACATCCCAGCCAAGAAAAAGAAAAGGTCTATGTTGCAACTATTAAAGGAATTCCCACCAGCCATGAATTACATAATTTTAAAAAAGGTCTAGTAATTGATGATTATCTAACTTCACCATCAAAAATAGAAATTCTTTCAATACAAAATGGCAATGCAAAAGTTAAAATATCCATAATAGAAGGAAGAAATAGACAAGTAAGAAAGATGTGTGAAAAAATAAATCACCCAGTAATAAAATTAAAAAGAATTTCCATAGCACATATAGAATTAGGAGATTTGCCTATAGGAAATTGGAGATATCTCACTCAGGCTGAAATAGATAAATTTAATAATTAA
- a CDS encoding ZIP family metal transporter → MDNIIFIGFLGSLAAGMATAVGSIPVFFTKKVSHKYLDGMLGFAAGVMLAATCFSLIIPSIEYGGGGINAVLITALGIFLGAVLIDVIDKYAPHEHILFSNRKEGVSSSLSKVWLFILAITIHNFPEGLAVGVGFGSGNIADGISLAIGIGLQNMPEGLAVALALVRENYPAKKAFLIALLTGLVEPIGGIIGITLVQIAEPVLPFILAFAGGAMLFVISDEIIPETHRHGFERIATYGLIIGFIIMMIMDITLG, encoded by the coding sequence ATGGATAATATAATATTCATAGGATTTTTGGGAAGTTTAGCTGCTGGAATGGCTACAGCTGTTGGCTCAATACCAGTATTTTTCACTAAAAAAGTATCTCATAAATACTTAGACGGTATGCTTGGATTTGCAGCAGGCGTTATGTTAGCAGCTACTTGCTTTAGTCTTATAATACCTTCTATAGAATATGGTGGTGGAGGTATAAATGCAGTACTTATTACTGCTTTAGGAATATTTTTAGGCGCAGTACTTATAGATGTAATAGATAAATATGCTCCCCATGAACATATTTTATTTTCAAATAGAAAAGAAGGTGTATCGTCATCTCTTTCAAAAGTATGGTTATTTATATTGGCAATAACTATTCACAATTTTCCAGAAGGATTAGCTGTAGGTGTTGGCTTTGGAAGTGGTAATATAGCTGATGGAATATCCTTAGCCATTGGTATAGGACTTCAAAATATGCCAGAAGGATTAGCCGTAGCTTTAGCCCTTGTAAGAGAAAATTATCCTGCTAAAAAAGCTTTTCTAATAGCTTTATTAACAGGTTTAGTAGAGCCAATAGGTGGAATTATAGGTATAACATTAGTACAAATTGCAGAACCTGTACTGCCATTTATATTAGCCTTTGCAGGTGGGGCTATGTTATTTGTAATCAGTGATGAAATCATACCAGAAACTCATAGACATGGATTTGAAAGAATAGCTACATATGGTCTAATAATAGGATTTATAATAATGATGATAATGGACATAACATTAGGTTAA